A single Dreissena polymorpha isolate Duluth1 chromosome 14, UMN_Dpol_1.0, whole genome shotgun sequence DNA region contains:
- the LOC127858624 gene encoding ankyrin repeat domain-containing protein 55-like, with product MKTSEKKRISKENVFDGDHETPTHRAAAEGDTQLLVVAIKQDPSSIQQKDSDGYTPLHHTVLGKHMSALKRLVKMGADVNAQDGQGRTCLSIAAYQGWCEGLIYLLRKGARQDIVDNSGRSPLHASTYDTDVKPLTTLLKRLKSEGINLGDNEKMTTLHWAAFHDRPDHVRQLLQKGALLTVADVDGKTPLHWAAQNGSRACAVLLVESDESGELLSRVDKCGKLALHLAAAAGHVGILQDLAEAGPHLCGEGDMDDRTPLHWSAATGHASCVRTLLNLGVSPDPRDADGVTPLEYSNNAGHLDCKTLIQNKIKSKGTKPEVLKRKSGGGGSSFLSSLFSRRKHEKASKKSSETTALPDVVSTSMVHARDVNGHKSNCMTSLKPDADIGAQSQTFYNKSFDFGDVNSDVHAKNINARLKKTTSHQLLNANGEFSPSSPSLKTPTTLSKNKEPVTNGNYGLTPHTRGIHLSPLGDFRAHSLSPRVYSPGLLRESPGGVLRRAGELEPLRKDRPMKEKRDFPLPLPSHLTRLRQDFADGRSRSPTPTVPYKISGRVVLPDIKADLAEGGLDTDTRINRKEKKKKHRKKEQRPEVVDETPSYLGTPVN from the exons ATGAAAACTTCAGAAAAGAAGCGAATTTCAAAAG AAAACGTGTTCGACGGTGATCATGAGACCCCCACCCACCGGGCGGCGGCAGAGGGTGACACGCAGCTACTCGTCGTCGCCATAAAACAGGACCCGAGTTCGATACAACAAAAGGACAGTGACG GCTACACACCACTCCACCACACAGTGCTCGGAAAGCACATGTCAGCGTTAAAACGTCTGGTGAAGATGGGAGCAGACGTGAACGCTCAGGACGGTCAAGGTCGCACATGCCTCTCGATTGCCGCTTATCAG GGATGGTGCGAGGGGCTTATATATTTATTACGGAAGGGAGCACGCCAAGATATCGTGGACAACTCGGGTCGCTCGCCTCTGCATGCCTCGACGTATGATACAGACGTCAAGCCTCTGACGACGTTACTGAAGCGGCTGAAGTCAGAGGGAATAAATCTAGGTGATAATGAG AAAATGACCACTTTGCATTGGGCCGCGTTCCATGACCGACCTGACCACGTCCGACAACTCTTGCAGAAAGGGGCGTTACTCACGGTGGCGGATGTTGACGGGAAAACGCCTTTACACTGGGCGGCTCAG AACGGTAGTCGCGCATGCGCAGTGCTTCTGGTGGAGAGCGACGAATCGGGCGAACTCTTGAGCAGAGTGGACAAATGCGGAAAGTTGGCGCTCCACCTGGCGGCCGCGGCGGGTCATGTTGGCATCCTTCAAGACCTGGCAGAGGCGGGGCCTCATTTATGTGGCGAGGGGGACATGGATGACAG GACGCCGCTCCACTGGTCAGCAGCCACAGGCCACGCCTCGTGTGTTCGCACCCTCCTCAACCTGGGGGTGTCGCCCGACCCCCGGGACGCGGACGGCGTCACACCTTTGGAATACTCGAACAACGCTGGGCATTTAG ACTGCAAGACGctcattcaaaacaaaataaaatcaaaaggAACCAAACCggaagttttaaaacgcaaatccGGTGGGGGAGGAAGTAGCTTTCTGAGTTCACTCTTCAGTCGTAGAAAACACGAAAAAGCATCCAAAAAATCTTCAGAGACCACAGCACTCCCCGATGTAGTTAGTACGTCAATGGTACACGCCCGTGACGTCAACGGACATAAAAGTAACTGCATGACGTCATTGAAACCTGACGCTGACATTGGAGCTCAATCtcaaacattttataataaatcatttGACTTTGGTGACGTCAACAGTGACGTGCATGCTAAGAATATAAATGCGCGATTAAAAAAGACGACGTCACACCAACTATTAAATGCGAATGGAGAATTTTCGCCTTCGTCTCCATCACTGAAGACGCCTACGACCCTTTCTAAAAAC AAAGAACCAGTCACGAACGGCAACTACGGATTGACGCCGCACACTCGCGGTATACACTTGTCTCCCCTGGGTGACTTCAGAGCCCACAGCCTGTCTCCGAGGGTGTATAGCCCGGGGTTGCTGCGGGAGTCACCGGGAGGTGTGCTGAGACGCGCGGGGGAGCTGGAACCCCTTCGAAAAGACCGTCCGATGAAAG AAAAACGCGACTTCCCACTCCCACTTCCGAGTCACTTGACACGTCTACGACAGGACTTCGCCGACGGCCGATCGCGATCACCGACGCCGACTGTGCCGTACAA AATTTCGGGTCGAGTTGTTTTACCAGACATTAAAGCGGACCTCGCAGAGGGTGGCCTCGATACTGACACGCGGATCaacagaaaagaaaagaaaaagaaacatCGGAAAAAAGAACAACGACCGGAAGTTGTCGATGAAACGCCATCTTATCTTGGAACTCCAGTGAACTAA